A region of Maridesulfovibrio sp. DNA encodes the following proteins:
- a CDS encoding metal-dependent hydrolase, which yields MNTIAHVLLPINVIALLETPDSIRQEMRNFYCANAAWLPSGLHHEFAALFLMILGAVLPDIIDRTFSGHKRATHLQHRIDAGEWLSSDEFNEMLAAKKSWWQVHRTISHWWPIPIILYIAGLQPVAIGWASHLLLDAMTPMGIPARKPFPADETGYMRIPFLVNQKWVEGALTLVLVVGTIAWFVF from the coding sequence ATGAATACCATAGCCCACGTACTACTTCCGATAAATGTTATTGCCTTACTGGAAACACCTGATTCAATCAGACAAGAAATGAGAAATTTTTATTGCGCCAACGCTGCATGGCTTCCCTCTGGATTACATCATGAATTCGCCGCACTCTTCTTGATGATTCTCGGTGCAGTACTTCCAGATATCATAGACAGAACATTCTCAGGTCATAAACGTGCTACACATTTACAGCATAGAATTGACGCTGGAGAATGGCTTTCAAGCGATGAATTCAATGAAATGCTGGCAGCTAAAAAATCATGGTGGCAAGTACATAGAACCATAAGTCACTGGTGGCCTATCCCGATCATTCTTTATATCGCAGGACTCCAGCCCGTAGCCATAGGATGGGCTAGCCATCTCCTTTTAGATGCCATGACCCCGATGGGAATCCCTGCGCGGAAACCTTTTCCTGCAGACGAAACAGGTTATATGCGGATTCCATTTTTAGTTAATCAGAAATGGGTTGAAGGAGCGTTAACGCTGGTGCTGGTCGTCGGCACTATTGCGTGGTTTGTGTTCTGA
- a CDS encoding ribbon-helix-helix protein, CopG family, with amino-acid sequence MKDKREIFRLDEELATCLEERANEKGKNKSALIRDLVQSGLYDFDETGIEVLQQIHKTLVDLKIGFSQIGGNLNQIAYHLNSEGKLVPVELQENHKELQKLFAETVGSVDEAFREIRKLI; translated from the coding sequence ATGAAAGACAAAAGAGAAATATTCAGATTAGACGAAGAGTTGGCCACTTGCTTGGAAGAAAGGGCCAATGAGAAAGGAAAAAATAAATCCGCTTTGATCCGGGACTTGGTACAGTCTGGTCTGTACGATTTTGATGAAACTGGAATTGAAGTTCTTCAGCAGATACATAAGACGCTCGTAGATCTTAAAATCGGCTTCAGCCAAATCGGGGGCAACCTGAACCAAATTGCTTACCACCTAAACTCTGAAGGAAAGCTTGTCCCCGTGGAGCTGCAAGAAAACCACAAGGAGCTTCAGAAGCTTTTCGCTGAAACGGTGGGTAGCGTAGATGAAGCATTCAGAGAGATCCGAAAACTAATATGA
- a CDS encoding type IV secretion system protein — translation MELTPLATKVLTLTLSSLKHYMIEMHSMMQEFSGAATVLTALYIIYICAQAMFGKVSGDRLKELAWSMLILVGIVSCCFNGSFYIQEIVFPYIKWIINTSSWFASKGKVTNFIGIFDHLDNGFALVYNQLMNQVPDGNLMVNAGEYIRAWVAIGTFSISYGLMYICFLVLIIMSLFVVHVMFVVGVVCIFLSAFKETRHIFWSWAKAIANYSMMMVFAAIVMSVAYQGVESSLNLYAHVLVEQGVFNAEFAALIVWSLVCFGILLKVPDMSSALTGGMATASTGVAAVASLAGAAAFSSFAHRGGAASGSSSLGAVGSKVKGSFDSAMNSKWLRKAGELQ, via the coding sequence ATGGAACTGACTCCACTTGCAACAAAAGTTTTAACATTAACTCTTTCGTCATTGAAGCATTACATGATTGAAATGCATTCAATGATGCAGGAATTTTCAGGTGCGGCTACAGTCTTAACAGCTCTATACATAATTTATATCTGCGCTCAAGCAATGTTCGGCAAAGTGTCTGGGGACAGATTGAAAGAGCTTGCTTGGTCAATGCTGATATTGGTTGGTATTGTCTCGTGTTGTTTTAATGGGTCTTTTTATATTCAAGAAATTGTGTTTCCATATATTAAATGGATAATTAATACCTCTAGCTGGTTTGCATCAAAAGGTAAGGTTACTAATTTTATTGGCATATTTGACCATTTAGATAATGGCTTCGCCCTTGTATACAACCAGTTGATGAACCAAGTTCCAGATGGGAACTTAATGGTAAATGCAGGTGAATATATCAGAGCATGGGTTGCAATTGGAACATTCAGTATAAGCTACGGATTAATGTATATATGTTTTTTAGTACTCATCATAATGTCATTGTTTGTTGTACATGTAATGTTTGTGGTAGGCGTTGTGTGCATTTTTCTTTCTGCTTTCAAAGAAACTAGGCATATATTCTGGTCTTGGGCAAAAGCTATTGCAAACTACTCCATGATGATGGTTTTTGCGGCAATTGTTATGAGTGTTGCATATCAAGGGGTTGAATCATCCTTAAACCTTTATGCTCATGTTCTCGTGGAACAAGGAGTATTTAACGCAGAGTTCGCCGCTTTGATTGTCTGGTCTCTCGTTTGTTTTGGAATTTTATTAAAGGTTCCTGACATGTCCTCCGCTTTAACTGGAGGTATGGCCACAGCATCCACAGGAGTGGCTGCTGTAGCCTCTCTGGCCGGAGCTGCTGCGTTTTCATCTTTTGCTCATCGTGGTGGGGCTGCTTCTGGTTCAAGTTCTCTAGGTGCGGTGGGTTCTAAGGTCAAAGGCTCTTTTGATAGCGCGATGAACTCCAAATGGTTGAGAAAGGCAGGAGAGTTGCAGTAA
- the tpx gene encoding thiol peroxidase — protein MNERTGIITFQGNPLTLVGNEIKVGDKAPEFSATDNELGPKALADFGGKVLILSAVPSLDTPVCDMETRRFNNEAASLGEDIKILTLSMDLPFAQARWCGAAGVEAVQTLSDYKDSSFGEAYGVLIKELRLLSRAVFVVDKSGIVQYVQYVNEITEEPDYDAALAAAKKLV, from the coding sequence ATGAACGAAAGAACAGGAATAATTACCTTTCAGGGTAATCCTTTGACTTTAGTCGGCAATGAAATCAAGGTCGGAGACAAAGCTCCTGAATTCAGTGCCACAGACAACGAATTAGGCCCTAAGGCTTTGGCTGATTTTGGTGGTAAGGTTCTTATCCTTAGCGCAGTTCCCTCTCTTGATACTCCGGTTTGCGACATGGAAACACGCAGGTTCAATAACGAAGCCGCAAGTCTCGGCGAGGATATTAAAATCCTGACTCTGTCCATGGATCTTCCTTTTGCTCAAGCACGTTGGTGCGGTGCGGCTGGAGTTGAAGCAGTGCAGACTCTTTCTGACTATAAGGATTCTTCTTTTGGCGAGGCTTACGGTGTGCTGATTAAGGAACTGCGTCTCTTAAGTCGTGCTGTTTTTGTCGTTGATAAGTCCGGTATCGTGCAGTATGTGCAGTATGTGAATGAAATTACTGAAGAACCTGATTATGATGCAGCTCTCGCTGCTGCGAAAAAGCTGGTTTAA
- a CDS encoding ABC transporter substrate-binding protein produces the protein MSSFMQAAAEDLGIDLEIIYAERNHLVMVKEADEVLARKDLPDYLIVVNEKLAARKIIAKADEKGVKVFNLLLNFYGKQAEELGTPREKFKNWIGGLVPDNRWAGYHLAKALIKKAKEQGIAEKDVRLLPIAGDYATQATVLRDEGLAYARADYFNAEFFREIHCLWRRDMAFELVTKFINRDPDVNVVWAANDPMALGAIMGIEKSGLVPGKDVLVGGINWDEPALEAIKNGSLALSIGGHFMTGGWGLVMLYDYHHGYDFIEKDGPIIRKRIFSVIDDKNVDLFLRKFGSRDWGKIDFRRFSKACNNSVRDYDFSVRALLDS, from the coding sequence GTGAGCTCTTTCATGCAGGCCGCAGCAGAAGATCTTGGTATTGATCTCGAAATTATTTACGCCGAGCGCAATCATTTGGTGATGGTTAAAGAGGCTGATGAGGTTCTCGCCCGTAAAGACCTTCCAGATTACCTGATTGTGGTTAATGAAAAGCTTGCGGCTCGGAAAATTATTGCCAAAGCTGACGAAAAAGGGGTTAAGGTATTCAACCTCCTGTTGAATTTTTATGGTAAGCAGGCCGAAGAACTGGGTACTCCCCGTGAAAAATTTAAAAATTGGATCGGGGGGCTGGTTCCGGATAACCGCTGGGCCGGGTATCATCTGGCAAAAGCATTGATAAAAAAGGCAAAAGAACAGGGGATTGCTGAAAAAGATGTCAGGCTTCTGCCTATTGCCGGGGATTATGCAACTCAAGCTACCGTACTCAGGGACGAAGGGCTGGCTTATGCGCGTGCAGATTACTTTAATGCAGAGTTTTTTCGTGAGATTCACTGTCTGTGGCGCAGGGATATGGCTTTTGAACTGGTAACAAAATTTATAAATCGCGATCCGGATGTGAATGTGGTCTGGGCGGCCAATGATCCCATGGCCCTTGGGGCGATAATGGGGATTGAGAAAAGTGGACTCGTACCAGGTAAGGATGTTCTTGTAGGCGGAATAAATTGGGATGAGCCCGCACTTGAGGCTATTAAAAACGGTTCGCTGGCCCTTTCTATCGGTGGACATTTCATGACCGGAGGCTGGGGGCTGGTCATGCTCTACGATTATCACCATGGTTATGATTTTATTGAGAAAGATGGCCCGATAATCAGGAAACGTATTTTTAGCGTGATTGACGATAAGAATGTGGATCTGTTTTTGAGAAAATTTGGTTCCCGAGATTGGGGGAAAATTGATTTCAGACGTTTTTCCAAGGCTTGCAATAATTCCGTGCGTGATTACGATTTTTCTGTTCGGGCGTTGCTTGATAGTTAA
- a CDS encoding TOBE domain-containing protein codes for MSKDNISHGSKGGETKLAPSEVFDVPDNVLHLDAREMTLLELGFRSWKGRAVRADYVRSRSRVFCLFLVLRHAGAKLGEVLGLDERRHIDLTKAVILLGREGQQREVPLPQSVCRELKGLIDGPMGVGLEGTLFHLDPGYVRRIFYERAEECGLDRKKGAPSVLRRSRAVEMLRNGVPLGVVRRVLGQASTDLSAVYQKWSSGDVKNIVRRMALEENALKSSARNTFIGHIRSINRDGVLADVEFKTAEGFIISSVITLESLYKLGLEPGVSVSATVKAPLVAVRPRKGNYMSARNRVPAIVTSIKQTEVLAEVSGESAGGTQMCALVTAWSIEEESLFEGAEVEFGFKALSVVLHAV; via the coding sequence ATGAGTAAAGATAATATAAGTCATGGTTCTAAGGGGGGCGAAACAAAGCTCGCACCTTCGGAAGTCTTTGATGTTCCTGATAATGTACTCCATCTTGATGCACGGGAGATGACTCTGCTTGAGTTGGGTTTTCGTAGTTGGAAAGGGAGGGCTGTGCGTGCTGATTACGTCCGCTCACGCTCAAGGGTCTTCTGTCTTTTTTTGGTGCTTAGACATGCCGGGGCCAAACTGGGAGAGGTCCTCGGGCTTGATGAACGCAGGCATATCGATCTCACAAAGGCAGTTATCCTGCTGGGGCGCGAAGGACAGCAGCGGGAAGTTCCTTTACCGCAATCTGTCTGCCGGGAGCTTAAAGGATTGATTGACGGTCCCATGGGGGTTGGTCTTGAAGGCACGCTTTTTCATCTTGACCCAGGATATGTGCGTAGAATCTTTTACGAACGGGCCGAAGAGTGCGGACTGGACCGTAAAAAAGGGGCTCCCTCTGTCCTGCGCCGTTCAAGGGCCGTGGAAATGTTGCGCAACGGGGTTCCCCTTGGCGTCGTGCGTAGGGTTTTAGGCCAAGCTTCCACAGATCTTTCGGCGGTCTATCAGAAATGGTCATCTGGAGATGTGAAGAATATTGTCCGGCGTATGGCTCTTGAGGAAAATGCGCTTAAATCCAGTGCACGAAATACTTTTATCGGACATATCCGGTCAATTAACAGGGATGGGGTTTTGGCTGACGTGGAATTCAAAACAGCCGAAGGTTTTATTATCAGTTCGGTTATTACCCTTGAAAGTCTCTATAAACTAGGGCTTGAGCCGGGGGTTTCCGTTTCGGCCACAGTAAAAGCTCCTTTGGTGGCTGTGCGTCCCCGGAAGGGCAATTACATGAGTGCACGTAACCGGGTTCCGGCCATAGTAACATCTATTAAGCAGACCGAAGTGCTGGCTGAAGTTTCAGGGGAATCCGCCGGAGGAACGCAGATGTGCGCTCTGGTTACGGCATGGTCTATTGAGGAAGAAAGCTTGTTTGAGGGAGCTGAGGTTGAATTTGGTTTCAAGGCTTTATCTGTAGTTTTACACGCGGTTTGA
- the modA gene encoding molybdate ABC transporter substrate-binding protein gives MKRINVLVLPALLSLLLALPLSASAADLMVAQAANFMPAMKEIIPAFKKASGLEVEATYTSTGKLYAQIVNGAPFDVFLAADERRPKKLFNDGLAETPFVYAKGKVVLWSKDKNKIEKSWQKSIMDGKFKKIAIANTETAPYGTAAMLALQQAKLWDFVKPELVYAQSIAQTFQFASTGAADAGFCAYSSMFTATGKKGSFVVVKEAPAVIQAACILKSSEHKENAMKFVKFLSGPEATAIKKKYGYD, from the coding sequence ATGAAACGGATAAACGTACTCGTCCTGCCCGCACTGCTCAGTCTGCTGCTGGCTCTGCCCCTTTCTGCAAGCGCCGCCGACCTTATGGTCGCACAGGCGGCTAATTTCATGCCCGCCATGAAAGAAATCATCCCCGCATTTAAAAAAGCCAGCGGGCTTGAAGTTGAGGCAACATACACCTCAACCGGTAAATTATACGCTCAGATAGTCAACGGCGCTCCCTTTGATGTATTTCTTGCTGCGGATGAACGCCGTCCCAAAAAATTATTTAATGACGGTCTTGCAGAAACACCTTTTGTCTACGCTAAAGGTAAAGTCGTTCTCTGGTCCAAAGACAAGAATAAAATCGAAAAAAGCTGGCAAAAAAGCATCATGGACGGCAAGTTCAAAAAGATCGCCATTGCCAATACTGAAACCGCCCCTTACGGCACAGCAGCCATGCTGGCGCTGCAGCAGGCAAAACTCTGGGATTTCGTCAAACCGGAACTTGTTTATGCCCAGTCAATAGCTCAAACCTTCCAGTTTGCCTCCACAGGTGCAGCTGATGCCGGATTCTGTGCATATTCATCCATGTTTACCGCTACTGGTAAAAAAGGCAGTTTCGTAGTTGTCAAGGAAGCTCCTGCGGTAATTCAGGCTGCCTGTATCCTTAAATCTTCGGAACATAAAGAAAACGCAATGAAATTTGTAAAATTCCTATCCGGACCTGAAGCTACCGCCATCAAGAAAAAATACGGATACGACTAA
- the modB gene encoding molybdate ABC transporter permease subunit, with product MDFYPLYISAKLAVATTLFIPVVAAPIAYILAFLNFRGKSMVDAVVSLPMVLPPTVLGFGLLIVMGPQGPLGGLWRDMTGERMVFSFSGILLASLIYNLPFAVQPMRAAFEKLDIRLLENAAVLGLSSSATFFRVVLPNSLPGLAASAMLVFAHSLGEFGVILMVGGSIPGSTKVASIAIYEAVEAMRYSDALYMSLAIIPVSFLALLAINRLNKISRRRA from the coding sequence ATGGATTTCTACCCGCTTTATATCTCGGCAAAACTGGCTGTAGCGACCACCCTGTTCATTCCGGTGGTCGCTGCACCCATTGCCTATATTCTTGCCTTCCTTAATTTCAGGGGCAAGAGCATGGTTGATGCTGTTGTTTCTCTCCCCATGGTGCTTCCTCCCACGGTTCTTGGGTTCGGGCTGCTTATAGTCATGGGACCTCAAGGACCGCTGGGAGGGCTATGGAGGGACATGACAGGGGAACGCATGGTTTTCAGTTTTTCCGGCATACTACTGGCATCACTGATTTACAACCTTCCTTTTGCAGTACAACCCATGCGTGCGGCTTTCGAGAAACTGGATATCCGACTGCTGGAAAACGCGGCTGTGCTGGGTCTTTCCTCCTCAGCCACTTTTTTCCGGGTGGTTCTGCCCAACAGTCTACCCGGACTGGCGGCCTCTGCCATGCTGGTTTTTGCTCACAGTCTTGGCGAATTCGGAGTTATCCTCATGGTCGGCGGTTCAATTCCCGGTTCCACCAAAGTCGCCTCCATAGCCATTTATGAAGCAGTGGAAGCTATGCGGTACAGCGACGCCCTGTACATGTCTCTGGCAATTATTCCGGTCAGCTTTCTGGCCCTCTTAGCCATCAACCGCCTAAATAAAATCAGCCGGAGGAGAGCATGA
- a CDS encoding ATP-binding cassette domain-containing protein, with the protein MTLKINIRKQLPNFALDVALHCDPGTLTAIVGPSGAGKSTLVRIIAGLEKPDSGAISLDGKIWVDTATKNFATPQKRGLGLVFQEYTLFPHLNVRKNVAFAAVDKECVPGLLKKFGISHIAESRPSSISGGERQRAAFCQALAREPVLLLLDEPFSALDIATREGLRKELRELKRELNIPIIHVTHDLEEAYYLADSIFVLENGHESPQWLERQRKRFCHEPKAYPHLELVGNM; encoded by the coding sequence ATGACCCTCAAAATAAATATCCGCAAACAGTTGCCCAACTTCGCGCTGGATGTGGCCCTGCATTGTGACCCCGGCACCCTGACAGCAATAGTAGGCCCGTCCGGGGCCGGAAAAAGCACGCTCGTGCGCATCATTGCGGGATTGGAAAAACCAGACTCCGGAGCCATATCCCTTGATGGTAAAATCTGGGTGGATACTGCGACAAAGAACTTCGCAACACCGCAAAAACGAGGTTTGGGCCTTGTTTTTCAGGAATACACCCTCTTCCCGCATTTGAACGTACGTAAAAATGTCGCCTTTGCCGCAGTGGACAAGGAATGTGTTCCGGGACTGCTGAAAAAATTCGGCATATCCCACATTGCGGAAAGCAGACCGTCCAGCATTTCCGGCGGGGAGCGTCAACGTGCGGCATTCTGCCAGGCCCTTGCCCGCGAACCCGTACTGCTCCTGCTTGATGAGCCATTCTCAGCACTTGATATTGCCACCCGCGAAGGGTTGCGCAAAGAACTGCGTGAACTGAAAAGGGAATTGAATATCCCCATTATTCACGTAACCCATGATTTGGAGGAAGCCTACTATCTGGCAGACTCGATCTTTGTGCTGGAAAACGGTCATGAATCACCGCAGTGGCTGGAAAGGCAACGCAAACGATTCTGTCATGAACCCAAAGCATACCCTCACCTTGAACTCGTAGGAAACATGTAA
- the modA gene encoding molybdate ABC transporter substrate-binding protein encodes MKKILTLILLAMLCIPVAAEAKIVIASGAGYRSLVDKMTTAYKAQTGNEVELVYGNMARVTAQAKNSGSVDLVLGDKSFLDKAGLDSCATQKVGRGRLVIAYPKGKSFTGIKDLLSADVSRIALPDTKRAIYGKAAMQFLHNKKIFDKVESKLLMVATVPQSASYVVAGEVDYAFINLTHARKIKNSIGGFEIVDESAYSPITIVVEQMNSSSHADECKQFMEFIKSDTARKIVAAHGMQD; translated from the coding sequence ATGAAAAAAATACTCACCCTGATCTTGCTGGCCATGCTCTGTATTCCGGTCGCAGCAGAGGCCAAAATTGTCATTGCCTCCGGGGCCGGATACCGTTCGCTGGTTGATAAAATGACCACAGCATATAAAGCCCAAACCGGAAATGAAGTGGAACTGGTCTACGGCAACATGGCCCGAGTTACTGCTCAGGCCAAAAACAGCGGTTCCGTTGACCTTGTCCTCGGTGACAAATCCTTTCTGGACAAAGCCGGACTGGACAGTTGCGCAACTCAGAAGGTTGGCCGTGGACGGCTGGTTATAGCCTACCCCAAAGGCAAAAGCTTCACCGGAATCAAAGACCTCCTTTCTGCGGACGTATCCCGCATTGCCCTACCGGATACCAAACGGGCTATTTACGGCAAAGCGGCCATGCAATTCCTGCATAACAAAAAGATTTTTGATAAGGTTGAATCCAAACTGCTTATGGTCGCTACTGTTCCGCAGTCCGCCTCATATGTGGTTGCAGGAGAAGTGGATTATGCGTTCATCAACCTTACCCATGCCCGTAAAATTAAAAACTCAATCGGCGGCTTTGAAATCGTGGACGAGTCGGCATACTCGCCTATAACCATCGTTGTAGAACAGATGAACAGTTCCAGCCATGCTGATGAATGCAAACAATTTATGGAATTTATCAAATCAGACACAGCCCGTAAGATTGTTGCAGCACATGGCATGCAGGACTGA
- a CDS encoding ABC transporter permease subunit has product MDIAAILSDSSTLTPLALSAKVMAVAGVLQLTAGVPLAFWLSRSKGMFHNFVDTAVTLPLVFPPVATGFVLLFLLGRRGPAADLFGDSIIFCFPGLVVAAFIAGLPLLVKPVQAALKSAEAAKLHEVAAVLGKSETTIFLKVLLPCARRAIIAGTLLALARSIGEVGMTLMLGGNVIGRTNTLSLEIYNAVFNGEFERAAVLSSIIGIASITMFTALKKFSDAE; this is encoded by the coding sequence ATGGACATTGCGGCAATCCTATCCGACAGCTCAACACTCACCCCGCTGGCCTTGTCCGCCAAGGTCATGGCAGTAGCGGGAGTGTTGCAGCTTACCGCTGGAGTACCGCTGGCTTTCTGGCTTTCCCGCTCCAAGGGAATGTTCCATAATTTCGTGGATACTGCTGTAACTCTGCCGCTGGTTTTTCCGCCGGTAGCCACCGGATTTGTACTTCTTTTCCTGCTCGGCAGACGCGGCCCGGCGGCAGACCTCTTCGGGGACAGCATAATCTTCTGTTTTCCAGGTCTGGTGGTAGCCGCCTTCATTGCCGGACTGCCGCTGCTGGTCAAGCCGGTTCAAGCGGCCCTCAAATCCGCCGAAGCCGCTAAACTGCATGAGGTGGCTGCCGTTCTTGGTAAATCTGAAACAACAATTTTCCTCAAAGTCCTGCTACCATGCGCGCGACGCGCTATTATAGCGGGGACACTACTTGCTCTGGCCCGATCCATCGGTGAAGTTGGCATGACACTCATGCTGGGTGGAAATGTCATCGGCCGCACCAACACCCTTTCCCTTGAAATCTACAACGCCGTTTTTAACGGCGAATTCGAGCGGGCAGCGGTCCTCTCATCCATCATCGGCATCGCATCAATAACCATGTTTACCGCCCTGAAAAAATTCTCGGACGCAGAATAG
- a CDS encoding Rossmann-like domain-containing protein, which translates to MNTSVLKEVQSRAYEAWKAAGILDENIEVKARTLTTEEAIGNPEGDDFPLLRGKEKLMEAQFRGCKGQAFTDRYGNFSNTLREIAEMDLSNNFRRAIFVSALNAVQCSLGKAERTIHCKDEGPALCAPQLGDYIEEKYGKPKLGLIGYQPAMIKALSTRFEMRIVDLDPDNIGSEKCGITVEGPDSTSEVLDDVNLLVVTGSTIVNDTLGNFLREDKPTIFFGTTVSAAAEMMGWQRFCCQSS; encoded by the coding sequence ATGAACACATCCGTATTAAAAGAAGTACAGTCACGGGCTTATGAGGCTTGGAAAGCCGCAGGCATTCTTGATGAAAACATTGAAGTCAAAGCCCGTACCCTGACTACAGAGGAAGCCATCGGCAATCCTGAGGGTGACGATTTTCCCTTACTGAGGGGCAAAGAAAAACTCATGGAAGCACAATTCCGTGGATGCAAAGGACAGGCTTTCACTGACCGTTACGGCAATTTCAGCAATACCTTGCGCGAAATAGCGGAAATGGACCTCAGTAATAATTTCCGGAGAGCGATTTTCGTTTCCGCACTGAATGCAGTTCAATGCAGCCTCGGCAAGGCTGAACGGACCATTCACTGTAAAGACGAAGGGCCGGCCCTGTGCGCACCTCAGCTTGGGGATTATATTGAAGAAAAATACGGCAAGCCCAAACTGGGACTTATCGGTTATCAACCGGCCATGATCAAAGCCCTTTCCACACGCTTTGAAATGCGCATTGTTGACCTTGACCCTGACAATATCGGCAGCGAAAAATGCGGTATTACCGTGGAAGGACCGGACAGCACATCCGAAGTGCTTGATGATGTCAACCTGCTGGTTGTCACCGGCTCAACCATAGTTAACGATACGCTGGGCAATTTTCTGCGCGAGGATAAACCGACCATCTTTTTCGGCACCACTGTCTCCGCCGCCGCAGAAATGATGGGCTGGCAACGATTCTGCTGCCAAAGTTCATAG
- a CDS encoding molybdopterin-binding protein — protein MMKTVPVQDSIGNVLCHDMTRIVPGEYKGPAFKKGHIITPEDIPVLLEIGKEHVYILTLEEGQLHENDAARRIARAAAGPGITLTDISEGRINMVASPGLLCINVEALNRINCIDEVVLATLHNGIQITEEREVAGTRVVPLVIDESKIEQVEEICRECGPIVSVKPFRNLKVGLITTGSEVYHGRIKDKFGPVIRKKFSRLNSEVIGQTFVSDDPDMTSTAILKAIDDGAQMVVLTGGMSVDPDDQTPASIRATGAEIVTYGSPTFPGVMFMLGYLNGVPIVGLPGCVMYYRASIFDLIVPRIVAGERPTRKEIAELGHGGFCAGCDTCRYPLCSFGK, from the coding sequence ATGATGAAAACTGTTCCTGTTCAGGACTCCATCGGCAATGTCCTCTGTCACGACATGACCCGTATCGTTCCCGGCGAGTACAAAGGGCCAGCCTTTAAAAAAGGGCACATTATTACCCCGGAAGATATTCCGGTACTCTTGGAAATCGGCAAGGAACACGTTTACATCCTGACCCTTGAAGAGGGCCAGCTGCATGAAAACGACGCCGCAAGACGGATTGCCAGGGCTGCTGCAGGTCCGGGAATAACCCTGACCGACATCTCCGAAGGCCGCATCAACATGGTTGCCTCGCCGGGCTTGCTCTGCATCAATGTGGAAGCCCTGAACCGCATCAACTGTATTGATGAGGTTGTGCTGGCTACCCTGCATAACGGCATTCAGATCACTGAAGAGCGTGAAGTCGCAGGAACCAGAGTTGTGCCGCTGGTAATAGATGAAAGCAAAATCGAGCAGGTTGAAGAAATCTGCCGGGAATGCGGTCCCATCGTCAGCGTAAAGCCCTTCCGCAATCTAAAAGTGGGCCTGATCACCACCGGAAGCGAAGTTTATCACGGACGGATTAAGGATAAATTCGGTCCGGTTATCCGTAAAAAATTTTCCAGACTCAACTCGGAAGTCATCGGCCAGACTTTTGTCAGCGATGACCCCGATATGACCAGCACCGCGATTCTGAAAGCAATCGATGACGGAGCACAAATGGTGGTGCTCACCGGAGGCATGAGCGTCGACCCTGACGACCAGACCCCGGCTTCCATCCGGGCCACAGGTGCCGAAATTGTCACCTACGGCTCTCCGACCTTTCCCGGCGTAATGTTCATGCTCGGTTACCTGAACGGTGTCCCCATCGTGGGTCTTCCGGGATGTGTGATGTACTACCGGGCCAGTATTTTTGACCTTATAGTTCCGCGGATTGTGGCCGGTGAACGCCCCACCCGCAAGGAAATCGCCGAATTGGGCCACGGTGGTTTCTGCGCCGGTTGCGACACTTGCCGCTACCCGCTGTGTTCTTTCGGTAAATAG